A portion of the Oscillospiraceae bacterium genome contains these proteins:
- a CDS encoding restriction endonuclease subunit S produces MQYPMIHTYSLGELYTERKEKGDPSLPILTVSIHAGVSEGELDEDKLGKKVKRIADKTQYKTARKGDLVFNMMRAWQGAIGVVRSDGLVSPAYIVAKPNGKIWPEYMDYCMKTPRMIHAIHRQSYGVTDFRLRLYWDSFTPITCQLPTLPEQQKIAAILSTQDKVIELKEKLLAQKQQQKKYLMQQLIMPKNKEKSFKSIHLSDISRLIKKHVDGQKFNYVSTENISPNLSGKALFDESNIEISGVGFNAGDILVGNIRPYLKKVWRANKDGLCSTDVLVFRPIGISSEFLYYLIANDNFFFYVMTTAKGSKMPRGDKKAIMNAKMLIPESKIEQNFLVELLSTADHEIDLLQKSIEAEKQKKKALMQLLLTGKVSVRI; encoded by the coding sequence ATGCAATACCCTATGATACACACTTACTCGCTCGGTGAACTTTACACGGAACGAAAAGAAAAGGGCGACCCGTCGCTTCCAATTTTAACGGTTTCCATTCACGCAGGAGTTTCTGAAGGTGAACTGGACGAAGACAAGCTTGGAAAAAAGGTAAAACGAATCGCCGATAAAACTCAGTATAAGACTGCTCGCAAGGGGGATCTTGTTTTCAACATGATGCGTGCATGGCAAGGAGCCATTGGCGTTGTAAGGTCGGATGGTCTTGTAAGTCCAGCGTATATCGTGGCAAAACCTAATGGAAAAATATGGCCGGAGTACATGGACTACTGCATGAAAACGCCCCGAATGATCCATGCAATCCATCGACAGTCTTACGGTGTCACCGATTTTCGGCTTCGCTTGTATTGGGATTCGTTTACGCCCATCACTTGTCAGCTACCTACCCTTCCCGAGCAGCAAAAGATTGCTGCCATCCTCTCCACACAGGACAAAGTGATCGAACTGAAAGAAAAGCTCCTTGCTCAAAAACAGCAGCAGAAAAAATATCTGATGCAGCAACTGATTATGCCCAAAAACAAAGAGAAATCATTCAAATCCATTCATCTCAGTGACATATCTCGCCTGATAAAGAAGCATGTCGATGGTCAGAAATTTAATTATGTCAGTACCGAAAACATTAGTCCAAACTTAAGCGGAAAGGCTTTATTTGATGAATCAAACATCGAAATCTCTGGAGTTGGCTTTAATGCAGGAGATATTTTAGTTGGAAATATCCGTCCCTACCTAAAAAAAGTTTGGAGGGCAAACAAAGACGGCTTATGTAGCACAGATGTCCTTGTTTTTAGACCCATCGGTATTTCTAGCGAATTTCTATATTATTTAATTGCGAACGATAACTTCTTTTTTTATGTAATGACTACCGCTAAAGGAAGCAAAATGCCTCGTGGCGATAAAAAGGCGATCATGAACGCCAAAATGTTAATTCCAGAGTCAAAAATTGAACAAAATTTTCTTGTTGAACTCTTAAGCACCGCCGACCATGAAATCGACCTGCTCCAAAAGTCTATTGAGGCCGAGAAGCAAAAGAAAAAAGCATTGATGCAGTTGCTGCTGACCGGGAAAGTGAGCGTGCGAATATGA
- a CDS encoding DUF3048 domain-containing protein, protein MKRIWIQRIGAAVLCAVLLAGCMPGGPAADSTASADPLTGQEQQYPGQRPAAVVIDNAPGSTTQWGIGSASVVLEAAARADTAPSLCLVYPSVSAMPTVGPVTLGQDLFWRLLNGQQVLPIQRGCDLYTRNFLDYWNLRAVDALETGRNAFTTGNTDWASPLWCTNGQSVAKVLGSLSLSSALSEDPAESADSTQEGDTPAVPTVPALLPQQTDGHLPDADAADAVQAAVQFPSGSTTRFAYDTDTGTYGMLHNDGSPQLDANTGIQAAFDNLLVLYSASTPRDDGRTLDYDLTMGGGLWLNGGHLWHITWTQGTGSTFAFYDADGRPLRILSGRSYIAWLSSLTGEEVTVQDSAGNDLLQP, encoded by the coding sequence ATGAAACGCATCTGGATCCAGCGCATCGGTGCGGCCGTGCTGTGCGCTGTGCTGCTGGCCGGCTGCATGCCGGGCGGCCCGGCAGCCGACAGCACGGCTTCTGCCGACCCCCTGACCGGGCAGGAGCAGCAATACCCGGGCCAGCGTCCGGCGGCAGTGGTCATCGACAACGCCCCCGGCAGCACCACCCAGTGGGGCATCGGCAGCGCCTCTGTGGTGCTGGAGGCCGCAGCCCGTGCGGACACCGCCCCCAGCCTGTGCCTGGTCTATCCCTCCGTGTCGGCCATGCCGACGGTGGGGCCGGTCACGCTGGGGCAGGACCTGTTCTGGCGGCTGCTCAACGGCCAGCAGGTGCTGCCCATCCAGCGCGGCTGCGACCTGTACACCCGCAATTTTCTGGACTACTGGAACCTGCGCGCGGTGGACGCGCTGGAAACAGGCCGCAACGCCTTCACCACCGGCAATACCGACTGGGCCAGCCCGCTGTGGTGCACCAACGGTCAATCTGTGGCCAAGGTGCTGGGCAGCCTGAGCCTCTCGTCCGCGCTGTCCGAGGACCCTGCGGAATCCGCAGACAGCACGCAGGAAGGGGACACCCCCGCCGTACCCACTGTCCCGGCCCTGCTGCCTCAGCAGACCGACGGCCATCTGCCGGATGCGGATGCCGCCGACGCAGTTCAGGCGGCAGTACAGTTCCCATCCGGCAGCACCACCCGCTTTGCCTACGATACCGACACCGGCACCTACGGGATGCTGCACAATGACGGCTCCCCGCAGCTGGACGCCAACACCGGCATCCAGGCTGCCTTTGACAACCTCCTGGTGCTGTACAGTGCCTCCACCCCGCGGGACGATGGCCGCACCCTGGACTACGACCTGACCATGGGCGGCGGCCTGTGGCTCAACGGCGGCCACCTGTGGCACATCACCTGGACCCAGGGCACCGGCTCGACCTTTGCCTTTTATGACGCCGACGGCCGCCCGCTGCGCATCCTGAGCGGCCGCAGCTACATTGCATGGCTTTCCAGCCTGACCGGTGAGGAAGTCACCGTGCAGGATTCCGCCGGGAACGACCTGCTGCAGCCCTGA
- a CDS encoding tyrosine-type recombinase/integrase, which produces MGAYQISPLSFEELQQLGRRNLTPERRKYLIGKRYEAEKQVFQNRGNQYTSAKKNATDQNDPCQNKSGSHVTRQRISNETGTSEGYVQRAEKYMNGVEAADEAAPGAREEILNGKIKAADREICAIAKAPKEQRSEIVAELRKPKSERDKQLTSLTKSPSMKGESFDDDGSRFLIGISKKMQGHKRALTESDQKALKQSVDARYYRKAPADHSIHIAAIEGAYDAFKTGKDCILREFEDKREGSSSALVLKKTKTASSCRTIFMTEALKEELKHWFKCLEMDEADMDGRYRNSVMLLRLPNGLAVEPVLIRKKFEKWQDAHPEFPHIVFHGLRHSSATYQLMISGGDVKAVQGTTGHASANLLVNTYAHIQQDSRKKLGKKFEEGFYKPRTTPAQTAPVESEPTISVSALLELLKDADPSVKAQLRLALLT; this is translated from the coding sequence TTGGGGGCTTATCAGATTTCACCGTTGAGTTTTGAGGAGCTCCAGCAGCTTGGGCGGCGCAACCTGACACCGGAGCGCAGAAAGTATCTGATTGGAAAGCGGTATGAAGCGGAAAAACAGGTCTTTCAAAACCGCGGCAATCAGTACACATCCGCCAAGAAAAATGCCACGGATCAAAATGATCCCTGCCAAAACAAATCCGGCAGCCATGTTACCCGGCAGCGGATCTCAAACGAGACCGGCACCAGCGAGGGTTATGTGCAGCGGGCCGAAAAGTACATGAACGGCGTGGAGGCTGCCGATGAAGCAGCACCCGGTGCCCGGGAGGAAATTCTGAACGGGAAAATCAAAGCTGCTGACCGTGAGATCTGTGCCATCGCTAAGGCTCCGAAGGAACAGCGATCGGAAATCGTTGCAGAACTTCGCAAGCCGAAAAGCGAGCGAGATAAGCAGCTTACTTCCCTTACAAAAAGCCCTTCCATGAAAGGCGAATCTTTTGATGACGACGGAAGCCGATTTCTGATCGGCATTTCCAAAAAAATGCAAGGACACAAAAGGGCATTGACCGAAAGTGATCAAAAAGCCCTGAAACAATCCGTTGATGCCCGCTATTATCGCAAAGCACCTGCGGATCATTCCATCCACATCGCTGCGATTGAAGGTGCTTATGATGCCTTTAAAACAGGAAAAGACTGCATTCTCCGGGAGTTTGAGGACAAGCGTGAGGGCAGCAGCTCCGCACTAGTTCTGAAAAAGACCAAAACAGCATCTTCCTGTCGCACGATTTTCATGACGGAAGCGCTGAAAGAAGAACTGAAGCACTGGTTCAAGTGTCTGGAAATGGACGAAGCCGACATGGACGGCAGATACCGCAACAGTGTGATGCTCCTGCGCTTGCCCAATGGTCTGGCAGTTGAACCTGTCCTGATTCGGAAGAAGTTCGAGAAGTGGCAGGATGCGCACCCGGAGTTCCCGCACATCGTCTTTCACGGTTTGCGGCATTCCAGTGCCACCTACCAACTGATGATCTCCGGCGGTGATGTGAAAGCCGTTCAGGGAACAACAGGTCACGCCAGTGCAAATCTGCTGGTCAACACCTATGCGCACATCCAGCAGGATTCCCGTAAAAAGCTGGGTAAAAAGTTCGAGGAGGGCTTCTACAAGCCGAGAACAACACCTGCGCAGACTGCCCCGGTTGAATCAGAGCCGACCATCTCCGTGTCGGCACTGTTGGAGCTTCTGAAGGACGCAGACCCCTCTGTAAAAGCGCAGCTCCGCTTGGCTCTTCTGACCTGA
- a CDS encoding histidine phosphatase family protein, whose amino-acid sequence MKTFKLHLIRHGVTAGNLQGLYIGSGTDIPLCDEGRAQLAELKERFEYPQVDTVFSSPMLRAVETANILFPNAAHTFTVHDLREAGFGKFENKPVKELVHDEDFKKWITPGSGFVPEGAEPTEQFHARCAESLLKLFEYMIRMDVTEAACVTHGGVIMSMLSQRALPSRRPEQWMADPGCGYTVQTDVQLWMRDKLVEAIDIVPFGYADTLRGQAETEENEAYE is encoded by the coding sequence ATGAAAACCTTTAAGCTCCATCTCATCCGTCACGGCGTGACCGCCGGCAACCTGCAGGGCCTGTACATCGGCAGCGGCACCGACATCCCGCTGTGCGACGAGGGCCGTGCCCAGCTGGCCGAACTGAAGGAACGCTTTGAGTACCCCCAGGTGGACACCGTGTTCTCCTCGCCCATGCTGCGTGCGGTGGAAACGGCCAACATCCTGTTCCCCAACGCGGCCCACACCTTTACGGTGCACGATCTGCGGGAGGCGGGTTTTGGCAAATTCGAGAACAAGCCCGTGAAGGAACTGGTGCACGACGAGGACTTTAAAAAGTGGATCACCCCGGGTTCCGGCTTTGTGCCGGAGGGGGCTGAGCCCACCGAGCAGTTCCACGCCCGCTGCGCCGAAAGCCTGCTCAAGCTGTTCGAGTATATGATCCGCATGGACGTGACCGAGGCCGCCTGTGTGACCCACGGCGGCGTGATCATGAGCATGCTCAGCCAGCGTGCTCTGCCCAGCCGCCGCCCCGAGCAGTGGATGGCAGACCCCGGCTGCGGCTACACCGTGCAGACTGACGTGCAGCTGTGGATGCGGGACAAGCTGGTAGAGGCCATCGACATCGTGCCCTTCGGCTATGCCGACACCCTGCGCGGCCAGGCCGAGACCGAAGAGAACGAGGCCTACGAATAA
- a CDS encoding DUF3048 domain-containing protein — MKKITRRSVLRLSGLAAASLALTSCRAAGSAAVGSRFSDWLRQKLANSSSSASSEAAASGEAAASSEAAASSAAAEEPAASSWLPAYNADPLTGEANCSSGRIVGVMVNNISYSERQNARPQRGLSSADLLIESKVEGGITRFCAVYRDADSIPEVGPMRSGRDQFLQLLMPWQALYYHDGESAPCTKFISVYNYSGLNIGGKSYFNTPTHPHVAHRDSRGRNVAYEHTEFTSGKEIRQAAANAGIGLSHDYDTTFFRFADYRTGAENTMRGTASGRTVRIVHSDNYKTSFSYSALSRTYKMQMYSHAAGGFENTVDELNGKQLSFDNLLICFAPIAAYPGDSGDVQQVSYISGGEAYFFSRGGVQVGRWEKASPEHPLKVYDDAGAELLFNRGKTYLAIVDDDEWSNFSYQ, encoded by the coding sequence ATGAAAAAGATCACTCGCCGTTCCGTTCTTCGTCTGTCCGGGCTGGCGGCCGCTTCGCTGGCGCTGACCAGCTGCCGGGCCGCCGGTTCTGCCGCCGTTGGCAGCCGCTTTTCCGACTGGCTGCGGCAGAAGCTCGCCAACAGCTCTTCCTCTGCATCCTCGGAGGCGGCAGCCTCCGGCGAGGCAGCGGCTTCCAGTGAGGCCGCCGCATCTTCCGCAGCAGCGGAGGAACCGGCCGCGTCCAGCTGGCTGCCTGCCTACAACGCCGACCCGCTGACCGGCGAGGCCAACTGCAGCAGCGGCCGCATCGTGGGCGTGATGGTCAACAACATCAGCTATTCCGAGCGGCAGAACGCCCGCCCTCAGCGGGGCCTTTCTTCTGCTGACCTGCTCATCGAGAGCAAGGTGGAGGGCGGCATCACTCGCTTCTGTGCCGTGTACCGCGACGCCGACAGCATCCCCGAGGTGGGGCCCATGCGCTCCGGCCGGGACCAGTTCCTGCAGCTGCTGATGCCCTGGCAGGCGCTGTACTACCACGACGGCGAAAGTGCCCCCTGCACCAAGTTCATCAGCGTCTACAACTACTCCGGTCTGAACATCGGCGGCAAGAGCTACTTCAACACGCCCACCCATCCCCATGTGGCCCACCGGGACAGCCGCGGCCGCAACGTTGCCTACGAACACACCGAGTTCACCTCCGGCAAGGAGATCCGGCAGGCCGCCGCCAATGCCGGCATCGGCCTGAGCCACGATTACGACACCACCTTCTTCCGTTTTGCGGACTACCGCACTGGGGCCGAGAATACCATGCGCGGCACCGCTTCCGGCCGGACGGTACGCATCGTGCACTCCGACAACTACAAGACCAGCTTCAGCTACAGTGCACTGAGCCGCACCTACAAAATGCAGATGTACAGCCACGCCGCCGGCGGATTCGAGAACACCGTGGACGAACTGAACGGCAAGCAGCTGAGCTTCGACAACCTGCTCATCTGCTTTGCCCCCATCGCCGCCTACCCTGGCGACTCCGGCGACGTGCAGCAGGTGAGTTATATTTCCGGCGGCGAAGCCTACTTCTTCAGCCGGGGCGGGGTACAGGTGGGCCGCTGGGAGAAGGCCTCCCCGGAGCATCCGCTGAAGGTCTACGATGACGCCGGGGCCGAGCTGCTCTTCAACCGCGGCAAGACCTACCTTGCCATTGTGGACGACGATGAGTGGTCCAATTTCAGCTATCAGTAA
- a CDS encoding restriction endonuclease subunit S has protein sequence MNLGEIADIRSGLVLSRKQARADSPQAIRYHQLSLRAVKTEGEIDPAELEPYFAKEPLSMDYLTQPNDIVVRLTAPYTAVLIDDTTRNLVITSNFVVIRIRGTELMPGYLYWYLNTPKAKRQIYQNTTKSMISSVNARYFCRLELQLPSPEIQRQMEALRLLAQQELRLLRKLEVEKRSCYEAMLEQMNHAQRKG, from the coding sequence ATGAATCTTGGAGAAATTGCAGATATCCGTAGCGGACTTGTCCTTTCTCGAAAACAGGCAAGAGCTGACTCCCCGCAGGCGATACGATACCACCAACTTAGTCTACGGGCGGTAAAAACGGAAGGTGAGATTGATCCTGCTGAATTGGAGCCGTACTTTGCGAAAGAACCATTGTCCATGGACTATCTGACGCAGCCAAATGACATTGTAGTGCGCTTGACTGCCCCCTACACAGCAGTTTTGATTGACGACACCACACGTAACTTGGTGATCACGTCGAATTTTGTGGTAATTCGCATTCGGGGAACAGAGCTTATGCCGGGATATCTTTATTGGTATCTGAACACGCCAAAGGCAAAAAGGCAGATCTATCAAAATACCACCAAAAGTATGATCAGCTCCGTAAACGCAAGGTATTTTTGCCGCTTGGAGCTTCAGCTGCCATCGCCGGAAATACAACGCCAGATGGAAGCGCTTCGCTTGCTAGCACAGCAGGAACTACGCCTTCTGCGTAAGTTGGAAGTTGAAAAGCGAAGCTGCTATGAGGCGATGCTGGAACAAATGAATCACGCACAGAGGAAAGGATAA
- a CDS encoding Tat pathway signal sequence has translation MSQAISRRSFLKCAGSGAVSLAAALLTGVSAAAAELRAAGDPALLDGKAAVELLGYAPAPGLGGVLVYLSVENLSGHALPVGESYLQSRRVSTREDLYSMGTGVTAACNGRAVRCGSFAAPLYGENAADASIFTLNLAAGRGALLHCFCAVPEDWQTLELTYAPDFAAGRSVTFTVQRGADEAELGMVPATPAEVGSVVDL, from the coding sequence ATGTCACAAGCCATCTCCCGCCGGTCATTCCTGAAATGTGCCGGCTCCGGTGCGGTCAGCCTTGCGGCTGCCCTGCTCACCGGTGTATCCGCAGCAGCGGCCGAGCTGCGTGCTGCGGGCGACCCTGCCCTGCTGGACGGCAAGGCGGCAGTGGAGCTGCTGGGTTATGCCCCGGCTCCGGGTCTGGGCGGTGTGCTGGTGTATCTCTCGGTGGAGAACCTGTCCGGCCATGCGCTGCCGGTGGGCGAAAGCTACCTGCAGAGCCGTCGGGTGTCCACCCGGGAGGACCTGTACAGCATGGGCACCGGGGTCACGGCCGCCTGCAATGGCCGTGCGGTGCGCTGCGGCAGCTTTGCCGCCCCGCTGTACGGTGAGAACGCGGCGGATGCTTCGATTTTTACCCTGAATCTGGCCGCCGGGCGCGGTGCGCTGCTGCACTGCTTCTGCGCCGTGCCGGAGGACTGGCAGACGCTGGAGCTCACCTATGCCCCGGACTTTGCCGCCGGGCGCAGCGTCACCTTCACGGTGCAGCGCGGCGCGGACGAAGCGGAACTGGGCATGGTGCCCGCCACCCCTGCCGAGGTGGGCAGCGTGGTGGATCTGTAA
- a CDS encoding deoxycytidine deaminase: MLSKRDFEKELGRGISIYPFKEKNIKENSINFSVSSNAWTLGNGTIIRSKPGYFSLATPESAPSTRIVLSCGDSAIRSIGKRQYLILLPNTTTIVETQEVIGVSNRIGGTLHSKVGIVAQGIGDIGTMLGPCYCGHLMISLHNLTDHLVVLPVGETFVSIVFHYLDTPAAIKKNTNMSGHVDKLSELGIHIDAQTREFLTADWKQTEDGIREKMTGENSFKLFEGKLKKEKAQKYRRFFTRSNILIVVVLLIFITLGAVVAYTIKSKTHNDIWVERYWTIMITGIIVPFIMWLIKQIKPKE, from the coding sequence ATGTTAAGTAAGCGGGATTTTGAGAAAGAACTGGGACGGGGTATCAGCATCTACCCTTTTAAAGAAAAAAACATCAAGGAAAATTCTATAAATTTTTCTGTAAGCAGTAACGCATGGACATTGGGCAATGGAACGATCATTCGTTCCAAGCCAGGTTACTTTTCTCTTGCAACACCTGAGAGCGCTCCTTCGACTAGAATTGTTCTATCTTGTGGGGATAGCGCTATTAGGTCTATCGGAAAACGACAGTACTTGATTTTGTTGCCGAATACAACAACGATTGTTGAAACTCAGGAAGTCATCGGTGTAAGTAACCGGATTGGAGGAACCTTGCACTCGAAAGTTGGCATTGTTGCACAAGGCATTGGTGATATCGGAACAATGCTAGGACCGTGTTATTGCGGGCATCTAATGATTTCTCTGCATAATTTGACAGACCATCTTGTTGTTCTGCCAGTTGGTGAGACCTTTGTTTCCATCGTGTTTCATTATTTGGATACTCCAGCAGCAATAAAGAAAAACACGAATATGTCCGGTCATGTGGATAAGCTGTCGGAACTTGGAATCCATATTGATGCTCAAACCAGAGAATTTCTAACAGCAGATTGGAAGCAAACCGAAGATGGCATTCGTGAAAAAATGACAGGCGAAAATAGTTTCAAACTGTTTGAAGGAAAACTCAAAAAAGAAAAGGCACAAAAATACAGAAGATTTTTTACAAGAAGTAACATTTTAATTGTTGTGGTTCTTTTAATATTTATCACTTTAGGCGCAGTTGTGGCGTATACAATCAAATCAAAAACGCACAACGATATTTGGGTTGAGCGGTATTGGACAATTATGATCACTGGAATAATTGTACCGTTTATTATGTGGCTCATAAAACAGATTAAGCCTAAAGAATGA
- a CDS encoding leucine-rich repeat domain-containing protein: MKRNTITRLCSLAAAAVLAVSCIALTGCGSSASSAASSTASTAASAAAAGDNSCGENVTWTLADGTLTISGTGRMTDYNSNSPAPWADQADQITAVVVEAGVTTVGGSSFKGCTNLTTVTLADGVEYIETAAFNGCTALSDITIPESVGYIKTGAFKDCNALTSVTVRSNCRIDMNVFPVTVEVNRYAD, translated from the coding sequence ATGAAACGCAACACCATCACCCGTCTGTGCAGCCTGGCCGCTGCCGCTGTTCTGGCTGTGAGCTGCATCGCCCTGACCGGCTGCGGCAGCAGCGCATCTTCTGCTGCTTCCAGTACCGCTTCCACCGCTGCATCCGCTGCTGCCGCCGGCGACAACTCCTGCGGCGAGAACGTGACCTGGACCCTGGCCGACGGCACCCTGACCATCAGCGGCACCGGCCGTATGACCGACTACAACAGCAACTCCCCCGCTCCTTGGGCGGATCAGGCCGACCAGATCACCGCTGTGGTCGTGGAAGCCGGTGTGACCACCGTGGGCGGCAGTTCCTTCAAGGGCTGCACCAACCTGACCACCGTGACTCTGGCCGATGGCGTGGAGTACATTGAGACTGCCGCCTTCAACGGCTGCACCGCCCTGTCCGACATCACCATCCCGGAGAGCGTGGGTTACATCAAGACCGGCGCCTTCAAGGACTGCAATGCACTCACCAGCGTGACCGTGCGCAGCAACTGCCGCATCGACATGAACGTTTTCCCCGTCACCGTTGAGGTCAACCGCTACGCCGACTGA
- a CDS encoding type I restriction-modification system subunit M: MTTKSEIERVLWNACDSFRGKIDSSRYKDYILSMLFVKYLSDVSEEKREQYREQYDGDERRVERAMSRERFKLDDTSTFGYLYKNRHDSEIGLKINTALASIEDHNSSKLRNVFRSIDFNSNVDFGTDIKAKNATLCNLLEDFHGLDLRSSALDGSDIIGDAYEYMIGNFASDAGKKGGEFFTPSKVSELAAALVDPQENDRIYDPTCGSGGLLLKACKRVPDGKVAVYGQELNAQTWALCKMNMFLHEVDDARIWQGDTLSNPQNIENDNLMLFQCIVANPPFSLDKWDSGFLSNAVLDAKGKKPEKMNASLDPWGRFDWGVPPSSKGDYAFVLHMLNSLDRSHGRMAVVLPHGVLFRGASEGKIRRQIVEHNLLDAVIGLPANLFYGTGIPACILVFRKDRISRGVDNVLFIDASAEGNFEKGKNQNLLRDTDIQKIVDAYKKRETTPKYSYRATLDEIRENDYNLNIPRYVDTFEEEASVDIQAVKKNIADIEAELAQVQKQMKKYLDELGL, translated from the coding sequence ATGACGACAAAATCGGAAATCGAACGCGTTCTTTGGAACGCCTGCGACAGCTTTCGCGGTAAAATTGACAGTTCGCGTTACAAGGACTACATTCTTTCCATGCTGTTCGTAAAATATCTGAGCGACGTTTCGGAGGAAAAGCGAGAGCAATACCGGGAGCAATACGACGGTGATGAACGCCGTGTAGAGCGTGCCATGAGCCGGGAGCGCTTTAAGCTGGACGATACATCTACGTTTGGGTACCTTTATAAAAATCGCCATGATTCCGAAATCGGGTTGAAGATCAACACGGCACTGGCTTCTATTGAAGATCATAACAGCAGCAAGCTTCGGAACGTGTTTCGCTCCATCGATTTCAACTCCAATGTGGACTTTGGTACAGACATCAAGGCAAAAAATGCGACCCTCTGCAACCTGCTGGAAGACTTCCACGGACTTGACCTGCGTTCTTCCGCACTGGATGGCTCTGACATCATCGGTGACGCCTACGAATATATGATTGGCAACTTCGCTTCGGACGCCGGCAAGAAGGGCGGAGAGTTCTTTACTCCGAGCAAGGTCTCCGAGCTGGCAGCGGCATTGGTGGATCCGCAGGAAAATGACCGTATCTATGACCCGACCTGCGGCAGCGGTGGTCTCCTGCTCAAGGCGTGCAAGCGCGTGCCGGACGGAAAAGTGGCAGTTTACGGTCAGGAATTAAACGCACAGACATGGGCTCTGTGCAAGATGAATATGTTCCTGCACGAGGTAGACGATGCCCGCATCTGGCAGGGCGATACCCTGAGCAATCCGCAGAACATCGAAAACGATAATCTGATGTTGTTCCAGTGCATTGTAGCAAACCCGCCATTCAGTTTGGATAAATGGGACAGCGGCTTTCTTTCCAATGCGGTTCTGGATGCCAAGGGAAAAAAGCCGGAAAAAATGAACGCTTCTCTGGACCCATGGGGGCGCTTTGATTGGGGCGTTCCGCCATCTTCCAAGGGTGATTATGCTTTTGTTCTGCACATGCTCAACAGCCTTGACCGCAGCCATGGCCGAATGGCTGTTGTGCTGCCCCACGGTGTATTGTTCCGCGGTGCGAGCGAGGGCAAAATTCGCCGCCAGATTGTTGAACACAACCTTCTGGATGCTGTGATTGGTCTGCCTGCCAACCTGTTTTATGGCACGGGTATTCCTGCCTGCATTCTGGTGTTCCGCAAGGATCGCATTAGCCGAGGTGTCGATAATGTTCTGTTCATCGACGCTTCTGCAGAGGGCAACTTCGAGAAAGGCAAAAATCAGAACCTTCTGCGGGACACGGACATCCAGAAAATTGTGGATGCCTATAAAAAGCGTGAAACCACACCGAAATACAGCTATCGTGCGACGCTGGATGAAATTCGGGAGAACGACTACAATCTGAACATTCCCCGCTATGTGGATACTTTTGAAGAGGAAGCGTCGGTGGATATTCAGGCGGTGAAGAAAAATATTGCGGATATCGAAGCTGAGCTGGCACAGGTACAGAAGCAGATGAAAAAGTATTTGGATGAGCTGGGGTTGTAA
- a CDS encoding helix-turn-helix transcriptional regulator produces the protein MEFNRIIKLLRKERGITQKQAAEDLGVSQALLSHYEKGIRECGLDFVVRVADYYNVSCDYLLGRSAERNGMMLSAEDLPNPDKMKDNIYHGSVLPTMNKKLISNSLNVLYAKIGQCHSKALTTEVSAYLMMAVAKMFRLLYSAEPHNASSMFSIGAHRWRGYSDAVMRMSEANVEALLAGEDLKGAEGVKDPACLAMTTESLTREFPLYTPSLLNLVKTSETHVKGLTPED, from the coding sequence ATGGAATTCAATCGTATCATCAAACTGCTGCGCAAGGAGCGCGGCATCACCCAGAAGCAGGCGGCGGAAGATCTGGGTGTTTCGCAGGCCCTGCTGTCCCACTACGAAAAAGGCATCCGCGAGTGCGGGCTGGACTTTGTGGTGCGCGTGGCCGACTATTATAATGTTTCCTGCGACTATCTGCTGGGCCGCAGCGCCGAGCGCAACGGTATGATGCTCTCGGCCGAGGACCTGCCCAACCCCGACAAGATGAAGGACAACATCTACCACGGCAGCGTGCTGCCCACCATGAACAAAAAGCTGATCTCCAACAGCCTGAACGTGCTGTATGCCAAGATCGGCCAGTGCCACAGCAAGGCCCTGACCACCGAGGTGAGTGCCTACCTGATGATGGCCGTGGCCAAGATGTTCCGCCTGCTGTACTCGGCCGAGCCCCACAACGCGTCCAGCATGTTCAGCATCGGTGCCCACCGCTGGCGCGGCTATTCCGACGCCGTGATGCGCATGTCCGAGGCCAATGTGGAAGCCCTGCTGGCCGGGGAGGACCTGAAGGGTGCCGAGGGCGTAAAGGACCCCGCCTGCCTTGCCATGACCACTGAGAGCCTGACCCGCGAGTTCCCGTTGTATACCCCCAGCCTGCTGAATCTGGTCAAGACCAGCGAGACCCACGTCAAGGGTCTGACCCCCGAGGACTGA